In Glycine max cultivar Williams 82 chromosome 10, Glycine_max_v4.0, whole genome shotgun sequence, the DNA window aattaggtaaaaaatttaaaataaaattaataagtaataaataaaattataataatttgattataGGTGAGTATAGGTACATCTCCAACCCATACCCGATTAAAATAGTTGAGCAATCCTTGAACCCGAATCTGTATCGGGTGAACTCAGATATTTTCCCACAACCACAAACTTAGAGCGGGTTCGTACGGGTACGGACGGATACGGATTTTATTGCCATCTAAAAGAGGTTAGATCATGGAATTGAAAGCAATTAGGCGAAGCAAGGTCCAATATAGTGTTTTGTGTAGGTGACAGTCACTGGCAACGTTGGTTGTTGGGTTCGGATCCCAACAACGttatagagaaaataagagTGAATGAGGAACACACATCACATGACATAACAGAGGAAGAATGATGGGAGCGAGGAGAAGGTGTATCTTAGCCACTCTCGCTTTTCTAATGTTAATGGGCATCGCCGTCTATTTCAGACTCTGGGCTATTCACTACAACCTTTCTTCCGATGACACCCAACTCTTAAGGTTACCTAACCCTTTCTGCTATTTTACCCTTTTCTGgtcttcttaatttttcttaaaatgaattaaaaatcatatattttgcAAAGTCAGCCTTACCATTATTGCTCTGTAGGAGATATAAGATTGATGGGGTTCTTAAGAAATaagggaaaaaggaaaatgtcgCTGATTGGGTTCCTctgctaacaaaaactaacaagcTAACAATTAGCATTTGCTGATAGAAGAAAATGAGTGTCATTGGTTTGATCCCTCctgttaacaaaaattaacaaacaattaacatttgtccATTGAAGGAAATGAGTGAAAGGTCATTGGTTCGATTCCTCCtgttaacaaaaactaactaacaagctaacaattaacatttgttgttagaaggaaagaaggaaaagatcGTGGGTTCGAACTTTCTTGTTACCAAAAACTAACAagctaacaattaacatttctcgataaaaaaacaaacaaaccattATTGTTCTGTAActcttttatcattattttggcAGATTTATTGCACTATTGTCGTTCCCGCTTCTattatgatgatattttttGGTTCATTCGTCTGTTTGCAGGCAACAGTTTGATATTGCTAACAGGGAGGCAATGGATGAGTCTGCAGAGTGGAGGCTGAGGTATGATCAGGAGGTAGATAGgacaaaaaaatgtttacagGAGCTTCAAGTGGTATGTGTTCTTTCTTTTCAACTTTCACTTTCTACCTTGCAATGTGAATTCAAAGAAAGATTTAGTGTctgtttaatttcaattttcaaaaactttttttgttttaaacaacaacaataaagaaATCATATACTCACACCAAGCTAGACGATTCACACCCTTGAGTGGTTGAGCCTAGGCGCCGAGGACCACAAAACAGAAGAGGATCAGGGAACATCTTCTAGCTGTTTCTGTTTATTGGttttggaaacaattttttcaaaagtttgaATAGATTTTGGATGAGAAGTTGATTGTTGAGTAGCAtggaattattttagaaaacaatttttaaaaccaaCAAGTGAGAAGAAAATCAAACATGTCTTTAGCTTCAAGTTTTGTGTTATGATTTGGTTGGTAGTGCTTCACAGTTCACACCTTAGCCTTCTTAATTTGAGTAGGTAGTAACAGCTAACAGGTTTATGATATATCTGCACCAAGATAATAGAGTCGGCACTCAATGAAACAGACttgtaaaaatcaatatttatttttccaacCAATAAAGTAACAAatgttccttcctttttttttatatctttcctGCAATGACCGTATaatcgtgtgtgtgtgtgtgtgtgtgtggcagTTTCAGGAGTCCTCTCAGAAGGGGCAGGATGCTTCTGATATTAACCATAAATTGGCAATACTGCAAAAGGTATGTCTACAtaaattttgaatcaaacttcaTTCTAATTCCCTATGATAATCCTTTTATTCATTTCTCCATCTTgggaaaacaaaaactaaaatcgTTAAAGCATAACCACACTCACTGTTAATGTAAGAGATGCAGTGCACAACCAACTTATAAGTTATCATAAGTCCCGAAAttccaaaattcaaattttattgccTGTGATGCTGATTTTATTTGTGTCAAATGCTATAACTACCTATAAACTAGGACAATTTCCTACCCTTTCTTATTAAGATAATGTTGGGTGAAATTGTTTTTGGCTCTATTTGGTGGGTATgcataatttgtttgtttttcacgACATTATTCATGTGTTCTAATGACCTTCTAACGTACCAGGAGAATGCAGTCTTACTCGAAAGGTTGGAAACATTGAAAagagagcttgaagaggaaagGTTGAAGTGCAGTTCATGATACATGAACTAACCACGAAAGCGTTAACATGAAGGTCTATGTTTGTCATTTTGTCCATAAGTTGTTTATTCTTTGGCACAAGTGTTTTAAAGATATTTGCAGCATACAACTAGTATTCAACCATGGAAGAATATTGGCTGTATGATTTATGGTCTCAACTTTTCACCttagagatacaggccatcctGGGAATATGAAAACACACAGCATTTCTCCTTTTCCCCCATTTTGACGGGGGTTACATTTTCCTCTGTACTTTATTATgggcaaatatatatatttctttaatctCCAAATGTACCTGATAGTGATAGTTATGTTGTTTTACTTTCTTTAAAGAACAGGTGTCAGGCGTATGCCTTGATTGTGTACTATGGGCCAGTATCTGATTAATCCAGCCTGTCCTTGGTAAATTTATTCACTCTTTATTCACTATGATGCCATATAATAAGATCAAGAACATGCAGCATTTTTACTATTTCCATTTTATATATAGTGGATTAAAGCAAATGACTTTCATGTTtaccaaaaagagagagaaagggataGAAGTGAAGTTAAATTGCAGTTGCAATTTTATTGTTATCAttgatattttgaaaaattctagGCAAATGTAGTTGATGTGGCTGCAATTATGGTTACAATGTGGTCACATGGACCTCAAAAACTTTTATGTTGCGTCTTAAATTGAACTTAcagacctttttttttaaaacatttataattatGCAAGGGTTAAATGTCAACATACATGATGCATTGAGAAGATTAGGGTCATGCTATGTTGCTAATATATGTGCttggacaaaaaacaaaaaataaaagggagGGGGAGCAGTATTGTTCTCTGACCCAATGGGAGGTGAGTATTTTACTCATTACTTGCTGGCTTTGGCCACTAGCTACAGCAATTGGTATAATGCTTTTATATCAAGATTTGCATTTGGTGGctataatgattaattttgatcttCACACAATATATAACTACTGTTATCCTCATCTGCTCCTTGATCACTCAGAATCTCTAGGGTTATTTCTCAGTTCATGCAAAAACCTGGTCACTGTCTGCACTAGTACTTCATTGTTGTTTGTCTGGATTGAGGAAGCAGCTGCTCCTCCACCAGAGGCATTCCCTCTTCGACCCTGTTTGCAGTGTGTGAGAAAAAGAGAGGGAAGGGCCATTAAAGATATAAGAAACATGATTTAGATGCACTAGACTaatgaaaacattaaaattgttCATACTTGCATTCCTTAATAGCAGCATTCAAGGACCCTACCTGATAGTGTCCAACGTTGTGAAACTATGAAGTTTTTTTGACAGAGGAAACTATGAAGTTATGACCATTAACTAACTACATGACATTTCTTTGTTATATAGAATCATGCactaaaattggataaaataagGACATCTTAAAGATGTACCTTTCTCCACTTTGTCTTTGGTACTGCATTGCCATTGCTCATTATTCCCATCAGCTCTTCAAACTGAAAGCATAGTGATTATGTTCATTTGTACACAGTATAAGATAAGATTCATCatgacaagaaagaaaaaaatgttcatcCATAGAGTTGCACATCAAACATTAAGGTCATACCTGTTTCACTATGGTTTCATACTTCCTTAAACATTCGTATAACCTTTTTTCATCATCAAGATCTTCAGACATTATCCCTGCAACTTGGTTCTCTTGGTGGGCAATGTTGTTTTGAGATTAAAGAAAGTTGTAGCATGCAAAATTCGGTAAGAGCTAGTATTGTATTGTGGTCTATTTATAGCAcaagggaaaagaaagaaaaatagttaattgcTAGAAAGGGTCACTTGGGATGTTGGAAGTTGGAACTTGGAGTGTGTTTGTTAGTTGTTCCAAACTTTCTAGAGAGATTACTCGTTATCTTTGTGACCGACCTTCGTTGTTCTCGTGAAAAGAAAGGTCTCTTCAATAGCTTCTCATTCACTCAAATCATAACTCCTCAGTCCTCACTGGTCGGTGCATGTATCTTCACTTTCTAAGCTCAgctaaaaaacaaatttaatgatattagtTTGTTTGGGATATatgatttttcatgtttttgactTGAAGTATATGATTTCTAGAAATGGGATCACTTGTGTGTTTTATGAAATTTGAAGAGTGGGGTGATTGATCATTTTgggtaatttttataaataaaatactaaaacaggtatctttcaaaataatttatcgGCATAGGTTTCTTTTGGTCGGTGAATTACATGTTTGACCAATAGATTTAAAGAGAAAACATGACGCATGTCAAAGAATAAGTTACATGTCATGTTTTCTTTAAACCTACTCGTCAAACTATTAGTTTTGTTTGACtggtcaatgataaaaaaatatttgtcaataaattattttgaaagggaccaatattggtattttattttaaaaaataaccctaaataattaattagcctTGAAGAATGTATTATCACATACTTAGAGTGTAAATACAATATTTTgaagttttaataaaaaaaatgtttaattaactttgggaatctaaaatataatattactgATCGTTTTGGAAGATGATGGGCACAAAGTATACACATTGCATCTAGCATTTAAGTAAACATGGTTTTAAAACTATGGGTCAAAAGGAAAGTCATGTGTTGACAACATGAAATCCATGTCCTATGAAAGATGATGGGTGACTGacaactaataaataatttatttatatttttttatataaaagaaactctAGAGTGGAAGATTTATAATGTTGATTAAAGTTAAAttgaaaaagttatatttatttttgaaagatcttttagaaaaatgtaaaaataaacaatattttttctaaaataaattgttttgaaaataaattaaactttgtttaaataaacttttttataatcTCTTATaggagaaaacaaataaaaaggtaaaataaattgagtttctactataagataaaattaatttatgcactccattttttggaaaaattcaatgcttaagttgattttaactttaagagagaaatttaattcattttacttttttattttcttttattgtagatatttgtgaagaaatttaccaattatatcataaatttataatctatacttttttttatgaaaatatattatttctatACTATTCACATGTTTCATCGTGTTAATATGTACAAGACATTAGAATGCAAATGATAGTTATACTAATCATTTGTGGGGTGTTGTTAGGTGCACTTAGCAGTATTGCTGGTGCATTCAATAATTTCCCATTTTTCCAAAATTGCCAATTTTATGGAAGAACCGTGACTTTCATGTTATTAGCATAATATTTTAATCAACTGAGCTAATGAGTCAATTACattataaagtaaataatgttgttatacataatattaaaatttctaatgtatatttaatgcgcatgtaaatttaaataataaattttgtgacaattaattttgatataaatcatacgaattatttaatctatatatttttttaaaaaataaaaaatatttatttaatatatattaaattttgtaatagaaaatattttttatttttaaaaatattattgatgggtcattaattttttttactattacaaaatttaatatatattaaataaatattttttatttttaatatgcattagaaattttagtgttatgtataacaatattatttattttataatgtaattggTTCATtagttcaattaattaaaacattcataatattttatggaagaacaattttaaaaaaatgagaaattgctgggtgcactaGCAAtactgctgggtgcacctagcaacacctcATTTATGTTAGTTCATTTGGATCTATTTTCCACCTCCACTTATCATAACTCAATAATCATTACAAGTTTGACATAGCTTttgtcatttaataattttttaatcttgaataaattatatttccgGCCACTTAAAATATTATGGTTTTCTtatattgttttctatttttaaaaagttataatctTGTcttcacaatttttattttttattttcatgaaatttcctattaatcttttatttattttgttcgtTTTTTGGGTAAATCTATGGTATTCTTTTGCCGGAAGTCAAACCCTTGTAAATTGACCATtatagaatattaaaaataaattatattttattttataatttttatggtaacggtattttattttgattatagtTTGActaaaaaattctttatatgATTTAGAAAGAGAAATTTTGTTGTCCATACTAACCTTATTTGACTCAGTCCAAATCAATCAATTGCTTGATATAGTAATTGGATGCTATTtgtgttagaaaaaaaatcctcaTGTGATTTGCTATATCattacatttttaattcattttcaaaatataattaatatacatattacaattgtaa includes these proteins:
- the LOC100305799 gene encoding uncharacterized protein LOC100305799, whose amino-acid sequence is MMGARRRCILATLAFLMLMGIAVYFRLWAIHYNLSSDDTQLLRQQFDIANREAMDESAEWRLRYDQEVDRTKKCLQELQVFQESSQKGQDASDINHKLAILQKENAVLLERLETLKRELEEERLKCSS